One window of Nostoc sp. C052 genomic DNA carries:
- a CDS encoding cbb3-type cytochrome c oxidase subunit I, with the protein MTHDLSEAIANNREPENNWREYFSFSTDHKVIGVQYMVMTFIFFLLGGLLAMIIRAELLTPEANLVDRPLYNGLFTMHGTIMIFLWIIPFNAGLSNYLVPLMIGARDMAFPLLNAISFWILPPAGLLLLSSFLLPNGTAQAGWWSYPPVSLQVPAGQLINGQFIWIVSLVLIGISSIMGAVNFVTTIFWMRSPGMTFFRMPVFVWSVFSAQLLQLINLPSLTGALILLLLDLSFGTQFFKPEGSGDPIIYQHLFWFYSHPAVYIMALPAFGIIAEVLPAFARNPLFGYRSVAIATLGIAGISIFVWVHHMFTSATPGWMRMTFMATSMLVAIPTGVKAFAWTATIWRSKLHLETPMLFAMGGAAMFIFGGVTGVMLAATPFDIHVNNTYFVVGHFHYIVFNTITMAIFAGIYFWFPKITGRMYAEGWGKLHFWLTFIPANITFFSMHPLGLQGMLRRISSYDPQYQGWNVIASLGSFLLGASTLPFIANIVGSWLYGAKAVDNPWHATGLEWTTSSPPPRDNFEEIPIVKRPPYDYGDPKYSFVENSDDDE; encoded by the coding sequence ATGACACATGATTTGAGTGAAGCGATCGCCAACAATAGAGAACCTGAGAATAACTGGCGGGAATATTTCAGCTTCAGCACCGATCATAAGGTAATCGGTGTTCAGTACATGGTGATGACCTTCATTTTCTTTCTTCTCGGCGGGCTGTTGGCGATGATTATCCGGGCTGAGTTGCTTACCCCAGAAGCAAACTTAGTTGACCGCCCCCTCTACAATGGTTTGTTCACCATGCACGGGACAATCATGATTTTCCTGTGGATTATTCCCTTCAATGCAGGTCTTTCTAACTACTTAGTACCCCTGATGATTGGAGCGCGGGATATGGCTTTTCCCCTGCTCAACGCCATCTCTTTTTGGATTTTACCACCAGCCGGTCTTCTCCTACTGTCTAGCTTCTTACTACCAAACGGGACTGCACAAGCTGGCTGGTGGTCTTATCCGCCAGTTAGTCTGCAAGTTCCAGCCGGTCAGTTGATTAACGGTCAATTTATTTGGATAGTTAGCCTAGTCTTAATTGGCATTTCTTCAATTATGGGGGCTGTCAACTTTGTTACTACTATCTTTTGGATGCGATCGCCAGGGATGACATTTTTTAGAATGCCGGTCTTTGTGTGGTCAGTTTTTAGCGCTCAGTTGTTGCAGCTAATTAACTTACCTTCTTTGACGGGTGCATTGATACTGCTGTTGCTTGACCTCTCCTTTGGTACACAATTTTTTAAACCGGAAGGAAGTGGCGATCCGATCATTTACCAACATTTATTCTGGTTCTACTCTCATCCAGCAGTGTATATCATGGCGCTACCAGCTTTCGGTATTATTGCGGAAGTTCTGCCAGCCTTTGCTCGCAATCCCCTGTTTGGCTATCGGTCAGTGGCGATCGCAACTTTAGGTATCGCTGGGATTAGCATCTTCGTTTGGGTGCATCACATGTTCACTAGTGCAACCCCCGGCTGGATGCGGATGACCTTCATGGCCACTTCAATGTTAGTTGCCATACCCACAGGTGTGAAGGCATTCGCTTGGACTGCCACAATCTGGAGGAGCAAATTGCACCTAGAGACACCAATGTTATTTGCGATGGGAGGTGCAGCGATGTTTATTTTTGGCGGTGTCACTGGTGTAATGCTTGCCGCCACGCCATTTGATATCCATGTTAATAATACTTATTTTGTCGTCGGCCACTTCCACTACATAGTTTTTAATACCATCACGATGGCAATTTTTGCCGGAATTTACTTCTGGTTTCCCAAAATAACTGGCAGGATGTACGCCGAGGGTTGGGGTAAACTGCATTTCTGGTTGACCTTTATTCCTGCCAATATCACCTTTTTCTCCATGCACCCGTTAGGTTTGCAGGGGATGCTGCGGCGAATTTCTTCCTACGATCCTCAGTATCAAGGATGGAATGTCATTGCTAGCCTGGGATCATTCTTGCTGGGAGCATCTACGCTGCCCTTTATTGCTAACATCGTCGGTTCCTGGCTATATGGAGCGAAGGCAGTTGATAATCCCTGGCACGCTACAGGATTGGAATGGACAACTTCTTCACCACCTCCGCGAGATAACTTTGAAGAGATTCCTATTGTTAAAAGACCTCCTTACGATTATGGCGATCCAAAATATTCATTCGTGGAAAATTCTGATGATGATGAGTGA
- a CDS encoding cytochrome c oxidase subunit II yields MFSFWEYVLIAFYVAGLLIVSRWIGQQAFSWMPPQATAEAQRVDDLFSFLVSIGAFILLGLVGVMVYAIAFHRAPPEDYTEGHPSRGNGKLEILWTATPTLLVIWIAFQSFNIYQQLNILGLNQIVHLHAPLESAPAYAANVSDIPKPASETIDVFVRQWDWSFRYSNNLTTKELHLPLNRSTRLKMQAEKVIHGFYIPEFRLKQDIVPGRNIDIVITPIRSGKYRLKDSQFSGTYFALMEADVYVESLDKYNQWLAQTVSSETTNTKNQAVAENIQPPKTLFKSGWYTVAPAQPAVANQRKIDNDT; encoded by the coding sequence ATGTTTAGTTTTTGGGAATATGTACTAATAGCGTTTTATGTCGCAGGACTGCTAATTGTCAGTCGGTGGATTGGACAACAAGCGTTTTCTTGGATGCCTCCCCAGGCGACAGCAGAAGCACAACGGGTAGATGATTTATTTAGCTTTTTAGTCTCAATTGGAGCATTTATCTTGCTGGGGCTGGTTGGTGTAATGGTGTATGCGATCGCTTTCCATCGCGCCCCCCCAGAAGACTACACCGAGGGACACCCTTCTAGAGGTAATGGGAAGTTAGAAATATTGTGGACAGCTACTCCAACTCTGTTAGTAATATGGATTGCCTTTCAAAGCTTCAATATTTATCAGCAATTAAATATTCTGGGTTTAAACCAAATAGTGCATTTGCACGCGCCCCTAGAATCTGCACCCGCCTACGCCGCGAACGTCAGCGACATTCCCAAACCTGCGTCTGAAACAATTGATGTTTTTGTTAGGCAATGGGATTGGTCTTTTCGCTATTCCAATAACCTTACCACTAAGGAATTACACTTGCCACTCAATCGCAGCACTCGCTTAAAGATGCAGGCAGAAAAAGTAATCCACGGCTTCTACATTCCTGAGTTTCGCTTAAAGCAAGATATTGTTCCAGGGCGGAACATTGACATTGTGATTACACCCATTCGCTCAGGTAAATATCGACTGAAAGATTCTCAATTCAGTGGTACTTATTTTGCCTTGATGGAGGCAGATGTATACGTTGAATCCCTTGATAAGTATAATCAGTGGCTCGCGCAAACAGTCTCTAGCGAAACTACAAACACTAAAAATCAGGCAGTTGCCGAAAATATCCAACCACCAAAGACATTATTTAAAAGCGGCTGGTACACCGTCGCACCTGCTCAACCTGCTGTAGCGAATCAAAGGAAGATAGATAATGACACATGA
- a CDS encoding DUF2231 domain-containing protein — protein sequence MPALSLNNQNLPYPDPLHPIIVHFVIAMVLFSFVCDVLGYFTRNVRLFEVSFWNMFVASAAIFLAVIVGQFEAGLANIYPAVQPTLNFHTVMGWSLAAIVVGITAWRFVIRNSSPRKVPPAYLGAATFLVCLVCLQVYLGSKLVWVYGLHIEPVVQAMKQGVSP from the coding sequence ATGCCTGCTCTGTCTCTAAATAACCAAAATTTACCATACCCTGACCCTCTACACCCTATCATTGTCCACTTTGTAATCGCGATGGTGCTTTTTTCTTTTGTGTGCGATGTGCTGGGCTATTTCACGCGTAACGTGCGTTTATTTGAGGTGAGTTTCTGGAATATGTTTGTGGCCTCAGCAGCTATCTTTTTAGCAGTGATTGTTGGTCAGTTTGAAGCAGGTCTGGCTAACATCTATCCAGCAGTTCAACCAACATTAAATTTTCATACAGTGATGGGTTGGTCGCTAGCGGCTATTGTCGTTGGCATTACAGCTTGGCGTTTCGTGATTCGCAACAGCAGTCCACGGAAAGTACCGCCTGCTTATTTGGGTGCTGCAACGTTTTTAGTCTGCTTAGTGTGCTTGCAAGTCTATCTAGGCAGCAAGCTAGTTTGGGTGTACGGGTTACACATCGAGCCAGTTGTGCAAGCAATGAAGCAGGGAGTTTCGCCATGA
- a CDS encoding DUF2231 domain-containing protein has translation MNWQLIDQLRLRLNANGLPYEIPIHPQLVHLTLGLLIIAIIFDIAGALFALEKPIFKFLGLPALRSGFFDVGWYNLIGAAFITFFTVASGFFELLLANPPIDQKSVWGLTAGWTMLLHGLGGVLLLGAIAAMTIWRGLQRYRWRKDASRQVQWSYLLAGIAILGILFVHGTLGAQLGEEFGIHVTAAKLLQEGKNPNLLLK, from the coding sequence ATGAACTGGCAGCTTATTGACCAGTTGAGATTGAGGCTAAATGCTAACGGATTACCTTATGAAATTCCCATACATCCGCAACTGGTACATTTAACATTGGGCTTGTTAATTATTGCCATTATTTTTGATATTGCCGGAGCGCTTTTTGCTTTAGAGAAACCAATCTTCAAATTTTTAGGTCTGCCTGCCCTGCGTTCTGGTTTCTTTGATGTCGGCTGGTATAACCTCATAGGAGCAGCTTTTATCACCTTTTTCACCGTTGCATCTGGTTTTTTCGAGCTATTGCTAGCAAATCCACCAATCGATCAAAAGAGCGTTTGGGGGTTAACTGCTGGTTGGACGATGCTTTTGCATGGTTTGGGTGGCGTTTTGTTGTTGGGAGCGATCGCAGCCATGACAATATGGAGAGGTTTGCAACGCTATCGCTGGCGCAAGGATGCTTCCAGGCAAGTGCAGTGGAGTTACTTATTAGCAGGTATTGCAATATTGGGCATCTTGTTTGTCCACGGAACTTTAGGGGCGCAATTAGGAGAAGAGTTTGGAATTCACGTTACTGCTGCGAAGTTACTCCAAGAAGGTAAAAACCCAAATTTACTACTCAAATAA
- a CDS encoding heme-copper oxidase subunit III, which yields MQHRTIHLDESPIRFDRWRRRLPNWLQRFLPSGGGSHEDHHGKGMFGFSVFLLSESIIFLSFIFTYVALRLNTSNWLPPGVSGPELSKLVIINTVVLLSSSFVIQPAENALKRNQLRKFRRLWLITIAMGIYFLIGLLIEWKNLDFKLTTGLVGSTFYLLTGFHGLHVLAGVVLQIIMLIRSFIPGNYHKTHFGASATTLFWHFVDVVWVFLFSLLYLWRA from the coding sequence ATGCAACATCGCACCATCCATTTAGATGAAAGTCCGATCCGTTTCGACCGATGGCGGCGACGCTTACCGAATTGGTTACAGCGCTTTTTGCCGAGTGGTGGCGGGAGTCATGAAGATCATCATGGCAAAGGAATGTTTGGGTTTTCTGTGTTTCTCTTGTCAGAAAGTATCATTTTTTTGAGTTTTATCTTTACTTATGTTGCTCTGCGACTGAATACTAGTAACTGGCTACCACCCGGTGTTTCTGGGCCAGAATTGTCTAAGCTCGTGATTATTAATACAGTAGTATTGCTTTCTAGTAGCTTTGTTATTCAACCAGCAGAAAATGCTCTCAAACGAAATCAACTCAGGAAATTTCGCAGGCTATGGCTAATAACGATCGCAATGGGAATCTACTTTCTAATTGGTCTATTAATTGAGTGGAAAAATCTCGATTTTAAGCTCACTACAGGATTAGTTGGTTCCACATTCTATTTGCTGACAGGTTTCCACGGTTTACACGTTTTGGCTGGTGTTGTGCTTCAGATAATTATGCTGATTCGCTCATTCATTCCCGGCAATTATCATAAGACTCACTTCGGTGCAAGTGCGACGACTCTATTTTGGCACTTTGTTGATGTAGTTTGGGTCTTCCTATTCTCGCTTCTCTACCTTTGGCGAGCATAA
- a CDS encoding SDR family NAD(P)-dependent oxidoreductase — MKSIPDKRVLITGGNRGIGFAIAQGLLAKDYEIIITSRSLDNAKLAAQKLPGKVIPIELDVTDDRSINQAVKTLYQKIDRLDVLINNAGVYPDKDINILTISRELLDSTINANTFGPIRMVQAFLPLLEKSSDARVVNVSSGYGALSDLSAGVPSYCLSKLALNGATIMLAQALDSKGIVVNSICPGWVRTDMGGSSAPRSPEEGADTAIWLATDAPRNISGKFLRDRKVISF; from the coding sequence ATGAAATCCATACCAGACAAACGGGTATTGATTACGGGTGGGAACCGAGGGATTGGGTTTGCGATCGCTCAAGGTTTACTGGCAAAAGACTATGAAATAATTATCACTTCGCGATCGCTCGATAACGCCAAACTTGCAGCCCAGAAACTTCCAGGCAAGGTAATTCCCATCGAATTGGATGTCACTGACGATCGCTCTATCAATCAAGCAGTCAAAACCCTGTACCAAAAGATCGATCGGTTAGATGTTTTGATCAATAATGCTGGCGTGTATCCAGATAAGGATATAAATATTCTGACTATTTCTCGTGAGTTGCTTGATTCCACAATCAATGCCAACACTTTTGGCCCAATTCGGATGGTACAGGCATTTTTACCCCTATTGGAAAAATCCTCCGATGCCAGAGTTGTTAACGTTTCAAGTGGATATGGAGCATTATCAGACTTATCTGCTGGTGTTCCAAGTTACTGCCTATCAAAGCTGGCATTAAATGGCGCAACAATTATGTTGGCACAAGCTTTGGACTCCAAAGGGATCGTCGTCAATTCCATTTGTCCGGGGTGGGTGAGAACAGATATGGGTGGTTCATCAGCACCCCGTTCGCCAGAAGAAGGTGCTGACACTGCAATCTGGTTAGCTACTGATGCTCCGCGCAATATAAGCGGTAAGTTTTTGCGCGATCGCAAAGTAATTTCTTTTTAG